A single Mastomys coucha isolate ucsf_1 chromosome X, UCSF_Mcou_1, whole genome shotgun sequence DNA region contains:
- the Egfl6 gene encoding epidermal growth factor-like protein 6, with the protein MESITYLNSVEITELLDIFAVAPMARKSLCGLLCFLSTNPQFFIHSPRDYGLPALAHQPGVCHYGTKIACCYGWKRNSKGVCEAMCEPRCKFGECVGPNKCRCFPGYTGKTCSQDVNECGVKPRPCQHRCVNTHGSYKCFCLSGHMLLPDATCSNSRTCARINCQYACEDTDEGPRCVCPSSGLRLGPNGRVCLDIDECASSKAVCPSNRRCVNTFGSYYCKCHIGFELKYITHRYDCVDINECALNTHTCSPHANCLNTQGSFKCKCKQGYRGNGLQCSVIPEHSVKEILTAPGTIKDRIKKLLAHKRTMKKKVKLKVVTPRPISTRAPKVNLPYSSEEGISRGRNSDAEQKRKEERKRERLEEEKGEKALRNEVEQEQTLRGDVFSPKVNEGEDLDLVYIPRKELNSKLEHRANLNISVDCSFDLGVCDWKQDREDDFDWNPADRDNDVGYYMAVPALAGHKKNIGRLKLLLPNLTPQSNFCLLFDYRLAGDKVGKLRVFVKNSNNALAWEETKNEDGRWKTGKIQLYQGIDATQSVIFEAERGKGKTGEIAVDGVLLVSGLCPDDFLSVEG; encoded by the exons ATGGAATCTATCACTTACCTCAATTCTGTGGAAATCACTGAGCTACTTGACATCTTTGCTGTTGCTCCCATGGCAAGGAAGAGTCTCTGTGGCCTTCTCTGTTTTCTCAGTACTAACCCACAGTTTTTTATCCACAGTCCACGGGACTACGGGTTGCCAGCACTGGCACACCAGCCTGGGGTCTGTCACTATGGAACTAAGATAGCCTGCTGCTATGGCTGGAAAAGGAATAGCAAGGGAGTATGTGAAG CTATGTGTGAGCCCAGATGTAAGTTCGGTGAGTGTGTGGGACCGAATAAATGTAGATGCTTTCCAGGATACACCGGGAAGACCTGCAGTCAAG ATGTGAATGAGTGTGGAGTCAAACCCCGGCCATGCCAGCACAGATGTGTGAATACACACGGTAGCTACAAATGCTTTTGCCTCAGTGGCCACATGCTTCTACCAGACGCCACATGTTCAA ACTCCAGGACGTGTGCCAGAATAAACTGTCAGTATGCCTGTGAAGACACAGACGAAGGGCCACGGTGTGTGTGTCCATCGTCTGGCCTCCGCCTGGGCCCAAATGGAAGAGTGTGCCTAG ATATCGATGAATGTGCTTCTAGCAAAGCAGTCTGCCCTTCCAATCGAAGATGCGTGAACACATTTGGAAGCTACTACTGCAAATGTCACATTGGTTTTGAACTGAAGTATATCACTCACCGATATGATTGTGTAG ATATAAATGAGTGTGCTCTGAATACCCATACGTGCAGCCCCCATGCCAATTGCCTCAATACCCAAGGCTCCTTCAAGTGTAAATGCAAGCAGGGATATAGGGGCAATGGACTGCAGTGTTCTG TGATCCCTGAACATTCTGTGAAGGAAATACTCACAGCACCTGGGACCATCAAAGACCGAATCAAGAAGTTACTGGCTCACAAGCGCACCATGAAGAAAAAGGTGAAGCTTAAAGTCGTCACCCCAAGACCCATCAGTACACGTGCCCCTAAGGTCAACTTGCCTTACAGCTCTGAGGAGGGCATTTCCAGGGGCAGAAACTCTGATGcagaacaaaaaaggaaggaagagagaaagagagaaaggcttgAAGAAGAGAAAGGCGAGAAAGCCCTAAGGAACGAGGTGGAACAGGAGCAAACCCTCCGAGGGGACGTGTTCT CCCCTAAGGTAAATGAAGGAGAGGATTTGGATCTGGTCTACATCCCAAGAAAAGAGCTCAATTCCAAACTGGAGCACAGAG caaaCTTAAACATCTCAGTTGACTGCAGCTTTGATCTTGGGGTCTGTGATTGGAAACAGGATAGAGAAGATGATTTTGACTGGAATCCTGCTGATCGAGACAATG ATGTTGGTTACTATATGGCAGTCCCTGCACTGGCAGGGCACAAGAAGAATATTGGCCGATTGAAACTTCTTCTTCCCAACTTGACACCCCAAAGCAACTTCTGTTTGCTCTTTGATTACCGGCTGGCTGGGGACAAAGTAGGAAAACTTCGAGTGTTCGTGAAAAATAGCAACAATGCCTTGGCATGGGAAGAGACTAAAAATGAGGATGGAAGGTGGAAGACAGGAAAAATCCAGTTGTACCAAGGGATCGATGCTACTCAAAGT GTCATTTTTGAAGCAGAGCGCGGGAAAGGCAAAACTGGAGAAATTGCAGTGGATGGAGTCTTACTGGTGTCTGGCTTGTGTCCGGATGACTTTTTATCTGTAGAGGGTTGA